The genomic stretch ATCGTCAAGAGACCCGGCGAGATATTCGGCTGGTCGGCGCTCGTCGAACCCTATGTCTACAGCGCGACCGCACGGTGCTTGGCGCCGACGAGGATCATCAGGATAGGGAGGGATGTCATCGAGAACGTCGTGAAACGTCATCCCGAAGAGGGTCTCATCATCTACAAGCATATCATCGGGATCGTCGCGCAGAGGTTGAGAAGCGCATATCAATACATCTACAGGCAGCACTGACAGCCGCGGGAAGAGCGGCACTGTGCCTGTGAAGGAGGAATGTATGGTTACATGCGAGATGAACGACGACGAGGCCAAACTGCTGCTCAGTGTCCTTGAAAGATATCACTCCCACCTGGAAGTTGAGATAGTCAGGACGAACAGGCGAGAGTTCCGCGAGGCCCTCAAGGAGAGGGAAAAACAGTTGCGGGCCCTGGTGGAAAAGGTGAAGGCCCTCGTAAAGTAGAGGGGGCCTCTTTGCAGATCTGAAGATTGACGGAGACTATCGGGCGGGGCTCGTCGAATCGACGAACTTCCTTATGGCCTCCATGTACTGCCGTAAACCCACGAACATTATATCGTTGTGCGTCGCCCCCGGTATCATGAGAAGGTCCTTTTGCGCCGAACCGATGGTCTCGTAGATGGTCTCGG from Syntrophorhabdus sp. encodes the following:
- a CDS encoding cyclic nucleotide-binding domain-containing protein encodes the protein MPIMEASPTKEFDLFQGVSQRVIAEIGKLGEEASFVRDDVIFKADEPGSYFYELVEGEVDIIVLEKENMHFIVKRPGEIFGWSALVEPYVYSATARCLAPTRIIRIGRDVIENVVKRHPEEGLIIYKHIIGIVAQRLRSAYQYIYRQH